From one Humulus lupulus chromosome 8, drHumLupu1.1, whole genome shotgun sequence genomic stretch:
- the LOC133796180 gene encoding uncharacterized protein LOC133796180, whose product MPNYVKFLKDILTMKRRLGEFETVALTEGCSAILKNKVPPKLKDLGSFTIPYSIGGRDVGRALCDLGASINLMPMSIFKKLGIGEARPTTVTLQLAVHSMAHPEGKIEDVLVQVDKFTFLADFIIIDYEVDRYVPIILVTFNVFNTMRFPDEVEECSRLSVIESIVAEKFHKEAFKDGVGVRSLENLEDLSEEEESQVTWVDSKQPFAKFRRPFESLNLSEGNFKPPKPFIQEPPKLELKPLPSHLKYAYFRDNETLLMIISAMLGAEKEQLLLAVLKKYTRAIGWTIADIKGIIMLSNSEGLIL is encoded by the exons atgcccaactatgtgaagtttttgAAGGATATTTTAACTATGAAGAGGAGGCTTGGTGAATTTGAAACGGTGGCCTTGACTGAAGGTTGTAGTGCTATATTGAAGAATAAAGTTCCTCCTAAATTGAAGGATCTGGGCAGCTTCACAATTCCTTATTCTATTGGTGGTAGAGACGTTGGGAGAGCACTTTGTGACTTGGGGGCtagtatcaatttgatgcccatgtcaaTTTTCAAGAAGTTGGGGATTGGAGAAGCAAGACCAACTACAGTCACTTTGCAATTAGCGGTTCACTCTATGGCACACCCggaaggaaaaattgaagatgtACTTGTGCAAGTTGATAAATTCACTTTTCTGGCTGATTTCATCATCATTGATTATGAAGTGGATAGATATGTTCCTATTATCttgg tGACTTTCAATGTGTTCAACACTATGAGGTTTCCGGATGAGGTTGAGGAATGCTCTAGGCTGAGTGTAATTGAGTCTATTGTCGCTGAAAAATTCCACAAGGAAGCTTTTAAAGATGGAGTGGGGGTGAGGTCACTTGAAAATCTTGAAGACTTAAGTGAAGAGGAAGAAAGCCAAGTTACATGGGTGGATTCAAAGCAGCCCTTTGCCAAATTTAGGAGGCCTTTCGAGTCATTGAACTTGTCAGAAGGGAATTTTAAGCCTCCTAAGCCTTTTATTCAAGAGCCACCAAAATTAGAGTTGAAACCTTTGCCTAGtcacttgaagtatgcttattttAGAGATAATGAGACTTTGCTTATGATTATTTCAGCCATGTTAGGAGCTGAAAAAGAGCAATTGTTGCTGGCTGTTTTGAAGAAATATACAAGGGCCATTGGTTGGACCATAGCAGATATCAAGGGTATAATTATGTTGAGCAACAGTGAAGGCTTAATCCTATAA